The following coding sequences lie in one Acropora palmata chromosome 3, jaAcrPala1.3, whole genome shotgun sequence genomic window:
- the LOC141875952 gene encoding E3 ubiquitin-protein ligase TRIM45-like isoform X2, translating to MASAVSEKLADYFECAVCMEQFKEPKVLPCLHTYCKMCLQELLKEQGSDYVINCPECRQEAKIAHGDVAKLQPNFWVNNFMTLLRMQDKDTTKPFPCENCDSEDEAVSRCKDCRVFMCDFCVTAHKRFRATRGHQMLSMAEVQKLGSKALSKPSFCVKHTGETLKLFCETCEETICRDCTIVDHREHKYNFVADVAEREREVLHILLNKAKGKEVVVANGLETVYAMKELVQSRVSEVNNEVDEFFDEQVKALEYQRANLKREVMTEGKVRVDQLEKQSRVLSSFLAQLKSGVEFTSQALDDGDNVQLLTMKKQFSQRLTQLSSTKIDCKPCQNEYFKLCVRQTIWRNMKDLATVFFIINPQMFSVSIVGGEEGVMYRTLVGQTVSLVVTNKDREERGEYHVAASVAMTGEDEESLPTFGNNNGSHSFYFCPTSKGTVTLSVTVDGQPVGGSPFQWEVYPVLPICDEPKPKQVLPGGFQAMYGSRPYERGTTHGNCFKDGRKLCSHNKKKQKQKKKQNKKSAGKDQSSGDESASNNFEDNFESRSSLCGELRWLPTVLTVCTPEEG from the exons atggcCAGTGCTGTGTCTGAAAAGCTTGCTGATTACTTTGAGTGTGCTGTATGCATGGAGCAGTTCAAGGAACCAAAAGTCTTACCATGTCTTCACACCTACTGTAAGATGTGCCTCCAGGAATTGTTGAAGGAACAAGGATCTGATTATGTTATAAATTGTCCTGAGTGCAGGCAGGAGGCAAAA ATTGCTCATGGTGATGTTGCTAAGCTGCAACCCAATTTCTGGGTGAACAATTTTATGACCTTGCTCCGAATGCAAGATAAAGATACAACCAAACCGTTTCCGTGCGAGAACTGTGACAGTGAGGACGAAGCAGTGTCACGCTGCAAGGACTGCCGCGTTTTTATGTGTGATTTTTGTGTAACTGCGCATAAGAGGTTTCGCGCAACGAGAGGCCATCAGATGTTGTCCATGGCCGAGGTTCAAAAGCTTGGATCAAAGGCACTTTCTAAGCCATCCTTTTGTGTTAAACACACGGGCGAgactttgaaattgttttgtgAAACGTGCGAGGAGACAATTTGCCGGGATTGTACCATTGTTGATCACCGTGAACACAAGTACAATTTCGTAGCAGATGTTGCTGAAAGAGAGCGGGAAGTCTTGCATATATTGCTAAACAAAGCCAAAGGTAAAGAAGTTGTAGTGGCTAATGGTCTCGAAACTGTTTATGCGATGAAAGAGCTGGTGCAGAGTAGAGTGTCAGAAGTCAATAACGAGGTTGACGAATTTTTTGATGAGCAGGTGAAAGCGTTGGAGTATCAACGTGCGAACCTCAAACGTGAAGTTATGACCGAGGGAAAAGTAAGAGTCGATCAGCTGGAGAAGCAATCACGTGTACTTTCATCCTTCTTGGCTCAGTTGAAAAGTGGTGTGGAGTTTACCAGTCAAGCATTAGATGATGGAGATAATGTGCAACTCTTAACGATGAAGAAGCAATTTTCTCAGAGGTTAACCCAACTGAGTTCTACAAAGATCGATTGTAAGCCCTGCCAAAACGAGTACTTCAAGTTATGTGTACGTCAAACCATTTGGCGGAATATGAAGGATTTAGCGAccgtttttttcatcattaatCCCCAGATGTTTTCTGTGAGCATTGTTGGTGGAGAAGAAGGAGTGATGTATCGGACCTTGGTCGGGCAAACGGTGTCGTTGGTAGTGACTAACAAAGACAGAGAAGAACGTGGAGAGTATCATGTGGCTGCTTCTGTGGCTATGACTGGCGAAGATGAGGAATCTCTTCCCACATTTGGTAACAATAATGGATCTCATTCATTCTATTTTTGCCCAACGTCTAAAGGAACTGTCACCTTGTCTGTGACAGTGGATGGTCAACCAGTGGGTGGAAGTCCGTTTCAGTGGGAAGTGTATCCAGTACTACCAATTTGTGACGAACCGAAACCAAAGCAAGTACTTCCAGGAGGATTCCAGGCTATGTACGGGTCAAGACCTTATGAAAGAGGAACAACGCATGGGAATTGCTTCAAAGATGGAAG GAAACTGTGCTcacataacaaaaaaaagcaaaaacaaaaaaaaaaacaaaacaagaaaagcgcTGGCAAGGATCAAAGCTCTGGGGACGAGAGTGCAAGTAATAATTTCGAGGACAATTTCGAGTCAAGGAGTTCACTATGTGGCgaattaaggtggctccctacagTATTAACAGTATGTACACCTGAAGAAGGATGA
- the LOC141875952 gene encoding E3 ubiquitin-protein ligase TRIM45-like isoform X1: protein MASAVSEKLADYFECAVCMEQFKEPKVLPCLHTYCKMCLQELLKEQGSDYVINCPECRQEAKIAHGDVAKLQPNFWVNNFMTLLRMQDKDTTKPFPCENCDSEDEAVSRCKDCRVFMCDFCVTAHKRFRATRGHQMLSMAEVQKLGSKALSKPSFCVKHTGETLKLFCETCEETICRDCTIVDHREHKYNFVADVAEREREVLHILLNKAKGKEVVVANGLETVYAMKELVQSRVSEVNNEVDEFFDEQVKALEYQRANLKREVMTEGKVRVDQLEKQSRVLSSFLAQLKSGVEFTSQALDDGDNVQLLTMKKQFSQRLTQLSSTKIDCKPCQNEYFKLCVRQTIWRNMKDLATVFFIINPQMFSVSIVGGEEGVMYRTLVGQTVSLVVTNKDREERGEYHVAASVAMTGEDEESLPTFGNNNGSHSFYFCPTSKGTVTLSVTVDGQPVGGSPFQWEVYPVLPICDEPKPKQVLPGGFQAMYGSRPYERGTTHGNCFKDGRYCWTLRVGDFASYHRRFEIGVTTGIKCKGGIQTWSLSVNGDRFQRVIRSDRVLSKGMSIEHDDVFTVFLNLETETLSIYHDRSQTTEVFKGVKGPLRAITTGVDIF, encoded by the exons atggcCAGTGCTGTGTCTGAAAAGCTTGCTGATTACTTTGAGTGTGCTGTATGCATGGAGCAGTTCAAGGAACCAAAAGTCTTACCATGTCTTCACACCTACTGTAAGATGTGCCTCCAGGAATTGTTGAAGGAACAAGGATCTGATTATGTTATAAATTGTCCTGAGTGCAGGCAGGAGGCAAAA ATTGCTCATGGTGATGTTGCTAAGCTGCAACCCAATTTCTGGGTGAACAATTTTATGACCTTGCTCCGAATGCAAGATAAAGATACAACCAAACCGTTTCCGTGCGAGAACTGTGACAGTGAGGACGAAGCAGTGTCACGCTGCAAGGACTGCCGCGTTTTTATGTGTGATTTTTGTGTAACTGCGCATAAGAGGTTTCGCGCAACGAGAGGCCATCAGATGTTGTCCATGGCCGAGGTTCAAAAGCTTGGATCAAAGGCACTTTCTAAGCCATCCTTTTGTGTTAAACACACGGGCGAgactttgaaattgttttgtgAAACGTGCGAGGAGACAATTTGCCGGGATTGTACCATTGTTGATCACCGTGAACACAAGTACAATTTCGTAGCAGATGTTGCTGAAAGAGAGCGGGAAGTCTTGCATATATTGCTAAACAAAGCCAAAGGTAAAGAAGTTGTAGTGGCTAATGGTCTCGAAACTGTTTATGCGATGAAAGAGCTGGTGCAGAGTAGAGTGTCAGAAGTCAATAACGAGGTTGACGAATTTTTTGATGAGCAGGTGAAAGCGTTGGAGTATCAACGTGCGAACCTCAAACGTGAAGTTATGACCGAGGGAAAAGTAAGAGTCGATCAGCTGGAGAAGCAATCACGTGTACTTTCATCCTTCTTGGCTCAGTTGAAAAGTGGTGTGGAGTTTACCAGTCAAGCATTAGATGATGGAGATAATGTGCAACTCTTAACGATGAAGAAGCAATTTTCTCAGAGGTTAACCCAACTGAGTTCTACAAAGATCGATTGTAAGCCCTGCCAAAACGAGTACTTCAAGTTATGTGTACGTCAAACCATTTGGCGGAATATGAAGGATTTAGCGAccgtttttttcatcattaatCCCCAGATGTTTTCTGTGAGCATTGTTGGTGGAGAAGAAGGAGTGATGTATCGGACCTTGGTCGGGCAAACGGTGTCGTTGGTAGTGACTAACAAAGACAGAGAAGAACGTGGAGAGTATCATGTGGCTGCTTCTGTGGCTATGACTGGCGAAGATGAGGAATCTCTTCCCACATTTGGTAACAATAATGGATCTCATTCATTCTATTTTTGCCCAACGTCTAAAGGAACTGTCACCTTGTCTGTGACAGTGGATGGTCAACCAGTGGGTGGAAGTCCGTTTCAGTGGGAAGTGTATCCAGTACTACCAATTTGTGACGAACCGAAACCAAAGCAAGTACTTCCAGGAGGATTCCAGGCTATGTACGGGTCAAGACCTTATGAAAGAGGAACAACGCATGGGAATTGCTTCAAAGATGGAAGGTATTGCTGGACTTTACGAGTGGGGGATTTTGCGTCATACCACCGCCGATTCGAAATTGGCGTCACGACCGGAATTAAGTGTAAGGGGGGTATTCAAACATGGTCTCTTTCAGTTAATGGGGATCGCTTTCAAAGGGTTATTCGGTCTGACCGTGTATTAAGCAAAGGAATGAGTATAGAGCATGATGATGTCTTCACTGTTTTCCTTAATCTTGAAACAGAAACACTTTCCATTTACCACGATCGTAGCCAAACAACTGAGGTTTTTAAAGGGGTTAAGGGTCCTCTAAGGGCTATAACCACAGGTGTAGATATTTTTTAG